A region of the Marmota flaviventris isolate mMarFla1 chromosome 3, mMarFla1.hap1, whole genome shotgun sequence genome:
TTGAAAGAACAATACAAGTTCATatgaaagaaatatgaatttgAATTTCTCACCAATTGTAAGCATCATCATGGAGTCTACAACATACATACTACTTAACAGCAATAGTTTGTTAAATTTGATGCTCTGATTTGAAGCTACCTGTAACTTATGAATCTTGTCTAGAATTTACTTTAGAAACCTGGATTATTTTGGCAACATTCCACCAATCATGTTAGAGCAGACACTAAGAACCTATGAtacttttaaaagcatataataAGATTATAATTAGGGCAATTTGagacaaaattaatattagaTAATAGTACTGTCCTCTATTCAAATTAGACCACACAGAATTTTGTTTGTAATCCTTGTAAAAAGCAAAATCTCTAATGACAAATggcaaaaaatatttgaacatataataatatatgcaGTCACTGAAAATTTAAGAACAGGACCTTTAGAATATCAGCAGTTTTTTTATGTGAATAAAACTCCTATGACTGTTTTGTAAAAGGATAAAAATTCTTCCTCAAATCAGCCCTTTTATTATAGCTCAAAATCACTGGTCTCCACTGTAATATTTGTTACTATGgtttcaattttacttttaaacagCTTCATTATAATATTTGTTACTATGGTTTCACTTGTACTGCTGAATGTCTAACATTATAATCAGTGTCATACTTGCTTTGTATTACATTATTAAAATGGTTAATGTACTTCAGGAACCAAAGTGTGTCATATACTTTCATTCCAAAAACACCCACAAAACTAAAATggatatttaaaatctttattgttTCATCATCAAAGTTTTCTTTCCATAGAAGAATGGCAAGGTTGTGTCAGTGCATATTCTATGGAAAAATCATACCTCAAGTATCTAGCCTAGAAACCAGAGACAGCACTGTAAGCTTATGTGCAAGGTCAAAGACACAATGCTGTCAATGCAATTAGTATACTGAAAGAATACACAGCTGTCAGAAGGAGTCTATGGCCAAGGGAATAAAACAGTAGCAGTGCATTGCACTGATATTCTAGAGAAACCAAAAATGGAGGACCAAAGAATGCACTCACTTCctgaagaaaaaacaacaaaaaagaagccAGTAGATCATAGGCATAAAGAGTTCCAGCTGTATCTCCAGCTGTCTAGTATGTATACTTGTACCTTCCTCTTTAAGTCTAGAGCATAATTACACAACAAGCTATTTTCAGCCCATGTGTAAATAGCATAGTTGCATGCAGATATTTCATTCTGCTTCCCATTTCACAGCCTAGAGTAACAAAACTTGGGTTAGGCAAAAAAAACCTGTAGCTTTAGGCATCTTCAGAAAAAAGCtaaaatttgttcccattttctccacaaagaaactacagaacaaCAAAAAGCTGTCATGATTAGTTTTGAATGaaggcaaaataatttttatataagtatACTGAACATACAAATATCCTTAACAAAATACTGTCAGATCAACTTTAACAATTTCCTAATGAGTTCCTGAAAAAGGTACTAATAATCATGAGATGCTACAATTTAATCATGCTTGGTTACTGGGAATTTTTTGGTCAGGTCTGTGTCTAAAACTGCTATACGGCTGGATTTGGCTAATCTGCATTATTTCATACgataaatatatcttttataaGAAAAAGCAGATCTATTGTgataaaatcaaaacccaaacaTTTGCGAGATACACAGGAAACTTgtcttaagtatttttaaattacatatgatGTAATCTTAGAATAAGAACTACCCTTACCACGGCTAAATCTTAAATTGTTAATGCACATTATCTGCAAGACTAACAAAATCATTTGTTAATCATGTCACAGCCTTGCAGGGGAAGGGACACTCTTAATAGCATAGTAATTATTTTCTAGGTAAGTAAACATTTCTAAGTGTTTGAAAGGTTCTTTTAATACATACAACATacaaaataagttaaaagaaggaagcagaggaggaTTTTCTGGTATTTATGATGCAAACATACAACTTTCCCTCATCAGTAATAATTCCACGTATGTCCATTTTACCCATGGTAAAACATGAAAAGCCGAGAGATCACAACTTTCACATAAATAGAAACGCACTTAAGCAATGGAACTTCATTGTGTTTCTTCCCACACTGCAACTCATTCTACTTTGActacaataaacataaataaaaaaccaTATCTCAAAAATCTTTTTATACCCTTACCTTAAAGTTTAACATAAATTCCTCCATCAATTGAGAAGAAAAGAACACCTTTGTAGCAATTCcataaaacaattttcaattCACAAACCACCTGTCTTCTAGTAAAACCAGCAACCCTTATGGACGGTATGGGCATTCATATTTGGCCCCTCTGAGGTAAACGCAGCTATATTTGCACTGAGTAGATAATCTACAAGGTATGCTAATGGTCTGCAAGTTTGCATAAAATTGGGAGCAAGGTCATTCTGACtgatttaaaacttatttttataatttttataataatggaGGTTAACCAATTTTAAGAGGAAATATGTACTTTAGCCCAGTAATGAAGCCAGCAGAATTCTGAATTCCTAAAACAATGCAAATGgctattacatttaaaaaaaattaacatggcATATTGATAAAAAAGctaaacaggaaaaacaaatacTTAGATTCAGTAGGACACCACAAAAAGCATACTATAGATAAATGTGAAATCAGTCAAgctttttcaaaagagaaaatccTTTTAATCCTTTAGCAAGTCTCTGTGAACAGTATGCATACAATAAAAGTGAGTAGGGAGCACCTAGAATACCCCCAGGAGGCTTGCTACACCATTCAGCATTACAGCCCCATCTCCTGTGTGCATGGATGGCCAACAGATGACAAGAAGTCCATGTGACAATAGTTCAGCAACTCCTTTTCACCACTGCTGCCAGCTGAAGTCATCATTGCTTCCAAAGACCAAGAAGAAGCCTAGTATAGTTGCAAAGATGACTGTGTTTCCTGTAAGAACAAGTGCACAAGCTCCCCACTCAATCTGTGGAAATAAGGTATAAACACTCAGTTAACAGacatatgaaaaacaaaagggaaatgaaaagcaaatgaagATTCTAACTGTATGCCAAACATGATTCAGAGCGAATATGGTTTGTAATAACTTACACAGTACTTAACACTGATTGgtatttttatgttgttatttttatctttggttgtttaaaagcaaatttatgattgataattattttaaaaaacaagcaacGATGACAGCATAGAATTCAATACTTTTCAACTTATGAAGAAATTAgctttctgtaaataaaaaaaatctatttagagaataaatttaaatttaaagtattaAGAGATGAAAACCACATGTGCACTTTCTTTTAAAGGGGTGGAGGGAGTAATTAACTGTCTTCTCCATGTTAAAGGTTGGTCAGTCTCTGCTGCCTTCTCTACCTGAGTAGATATAAGATATGCTAGTGGTCACAAAGATAAGAGCTGTGAATTTGGGTAGATGAGTCTGGACTTAGTATAGGTAGCCTAGCTCTTTCTCTTTGCAGAGAACACACAATCTTCTTGTTTTCTGGGCTTATATAAGTCAGGCCTGTGGCTATTCAGCACTGGGTGAGTTAATGTGCCTGATCCTGATAGGTACTGGGAAGCCATATGCtgttcttcaatttatttttattagttagcAAGGACCAACAAAGACCTAAGATTTTAACCTCTAtatctctcatttcttttttgtgtcaGTAacaaaagcatttgagaaaaaaattgaacacaGTCTAACATAAAATCatccatagaaaaataaattcacttaCCAAATGTGCTCGAGCAAATACAATAGGGAGTCCAAAAGCTGAGACAACAATGCCTGTTGTAAGAAATATGGCAAGTTCCTTACAAGCATTACTCATAGCATCTGTATCATCCACCAATCTTCTTGCTATGCAGTATGGAATAGGTGAAAGGAtgtaaaaaaacagaacaaagaggGGCCAGTATTggctagaaagagaaaaataaattaatgtagtttttgctttctgttgttttcctacacataaaaatatgcttttctccttttaaggaCCAAAGGAATACTGTaagatataatacatattatagtTGAGAAAAAAGCTACAAGCTCAACACTGAAGTGATAAACATTTTGAATAACATTACCCATAAAATCAActatgaaatattaaatttttctaatattaaaagaaaatgcattaataaattttaatggtTGGAATGAAGGCCTCAAATTTTTTTCGTTTTACATTATAAAGGCATATGGAAAATAGGAATGTTAacacaataacttttaaaaaaaattttatagttgtagatggacagaatgcctttattttatttgtttatttttatttggtgctgaaaattgaacccagtgcctcatgcatgctaggcaagcgctttgccactgagctgcagccccagccccaacacaataacttttaaaagtcaCAATTCATGTCTTTGACATCCTGCACTAATATGAAGTGAAAACACCCCTTCCCAAGCTTTCCTTAGGTCACTAGGAACTCCCCCAAAATACTGGAATTGAAATATAGAAAACTAATCAAAAGTAATATTGAACACTTTCAATAAGGATACAGAATTTATCATAATAAAAGCTGATGGCTTTTAGTCTACTGTTTAGTTAGTGGTGTTGTGCTGATAtcatttcctggttttgatagCTGCGGTTATATAAAATGTCATGACTGGGGGAAGCAGAGGAACCTGTTTGCACTGTCTTTGCAATTTCTTAACAgtccaaaattatttcaaaagaaaaagttaaaaataaataaaactgctacAAACTACACATGATAATGGAGATTTGCATGTACTTAGAAGATTACACTCAGCAAAGATCTACTGAtgtttttctaatgtttcttTTCCTACACATTTAAGtaaaaaattgcaaataaaatatgtgcttaagaaaaaaacatcaaaacaatacaaaagcACACAAGGTGAAATAAACTATATGTCTCTTGATCCtcccctgttttttttccccccttctcctTAAGAGCTTTTTGTGGACCCTTCCAAAATCCCACATAAACTTTAAAAAGGTGACTGGGTCActgcaattttttatttatttaatgatagaTCTTGAATATCTTTAATAACAGCACTTACAATTCTTCATTCTCTAAAACTTCCTCATATTTTCACCAATGGATGTActaaaaccatttttcttttgaaggatATCTATGATATCATCAGTTTTCCCTTTTTGTTCTTATAGACAATGTTGTCATGAAcacatctaaccctagctcttaaaaaTTACTCCTAAAACATTCTatcttaatgaaaataattatcaaCATCATATTTTTTAGTCAACTGTGTTCTGACTCTGCTTATGATATTTTCTATAaacagatgtttttaattttcttgtatttaataTAATCGATGTGTTTAAAACCGAAGAGTAGGTCTGAACTAATGTGTTGCTATCTTATCCTTACAGACTTGACAATAGTCAGAGAGCAGATAATAGccaaaaatgtttttgtatctTGGTgtcctaaaatatttacaaataaagtgATGATTATTAAAAAGGTTTGTTTGGTAAATGAACATTTCTCTGCATTAATTTTacaggagaaataaaatatttttaaagctttaaaagCACACTTTTACCTTaacatacactttttaaaaagacaaaaattttaccTACTTGTATATTGGAAGGGCACATCCAAGCATCAAAAACATCAGCCCAATTGCTCCTCCAAACGACAAACTAATCaaagctataaagaaaataaaaagtccaaCATATATATCAATTCTTTAAGccagtaaatattatttttgttaatattaatattagcaGTTTGAActttacctgtaatcccagaactaaaacaaaacaaccttgCCGATAAACCTAAATATACTCAGAGTACACTGTCTCCAGGAGTGTAAGTCACGTAATCTAAGAATAAGTCTTCTGTGGCATCTTCAAGTGATAAAGACTGAGCATCATTCCTAGTTTGAAaactaaaatctgaaatgctccaaaatctgtaACTTTTAGAGCAATGACATGATGCCATACCGTAAAACTTTATttcatgcaattaaaaataatttttaaaattataagtgtGTGTTTGATTAAGTGTGTGTCTTATACACTTCAGGCTATGCATGTAgatttatattaaacataaatgaatttgggGTTTATGCTTGGTTCTTATCCCCAAGatatacttcattgtgtatatgcaaatatttcaaaatccaaaacacttcctctggtcccaagcatttccaATAAAGGACACTCAACCTTGTATTGATTTTCAGAGCTCTGACCAATTGCTAACACTAGACCACATCCCCCCAATTAGTTGGTTCCATTTCTTAATGAGTATCATAATAGTCAACCAGATCAATGTCCCTTCAGGCATTACTCcaaaaatcattataattttgaaaagccGTATA
Encoded here:
- the Leprotl1 gene encoding leptin receptor overlapping transcript-like 1, coding for MAGIKALISLSFGGAIGLMFLMLGCALPIYNQYWPLFVLFFYILSPIPYCIARRLVDDTDAMSNACKELAIFLTTGIVVSAFGLPIVFARAHLIEWGACALVLTGNTVIFATILGFFLVFGSNDDFSWQQW